A DNA window from Halorubrum sp. DM2 contains the following coding sequences:
- a CDS encoding zinc ribbon domain-containing protein, with the protein MVDFGTVYLIATGAALLFALGVGLRVLAGVFRDGRERSRKRREGEVERYTEDPVYDRDPPDADAGGQRICPQCGAENASEFVYCSECAAPLGPNP; encoded by the coding sequence ATGGTCGACTTCGGCACGGTCTACTTGATCGCGACCGGCGCGGCGCTGCTGTTCGCGCTCGGCGTCGGGCTCCGAGTCCTCGCCGGGGTATTCCGGGACGGTCGCGAGCGCAGCCGAAAGCGGCGCGAGGGGGAGGTCGAGCGCTACACCGAGGACCCCGTCTACGACCGCGACCCGCCGGACGCAGACGCAGGGGGACAGCGGATCTGTCCACAGTGCGGCGCGGAGAACGCGTCCGAGTTCGTGTACTGCTCCGAGTGTGCGGCACCGCTCGGTCCGAATCCGTGA
- a CDS encoding carbonic anhydrase, producing MSDHDHDDHDHDTHHEHLEAAVDERDDWARRRRKGIPTDKNLLVVACMDERIPIEEALGIDLGDAQVFRNAGGKVTDDVIRSAALTTNFFDTDEIVVINHTDCGMMSAPDAAIRDGLAAQAGDLDDADLDPSLPELTIGDADLLDWVKMTDDIDAACAAQVEYLRESAFIPDDTTVSGYVYEVESGELRRPDERIAEEISERRA from the coding sequence ATGTCCGATCACGATCACGACGATCACGACCACGACACCCACCACGAACACCTCGAAGCCGCCGTCGACGAGCGCGACGACTGGGCGCGCCGCCGCCGAAAGGGGATTCCGACCGACAAGAACCTCCTCGTCGTCGCCTGTATGGACGAGCGCATCCCGATCGAGGAGGCGCTCGGCATCGACCTCGGCGACGCGCAGGTGTTCCGCAACGCCGGCGGCAAGGTGACCGACGACGTGATCCGGTCGGCCGCGCTCACGACGAACTTCTTCGACACCGACGAGATCGTCGTGATCAACCACACCGACTGCGGCATGATGAGCGCCCCCGACGCGGCGATCCGCGACGGGCTCGCGGCGCAGGCCGGCGACCTCGACGACGCCGACCTCGACCCCTCGCTGCCGGAACTCACCATCGGTGACGCCGACCTCCTCGACTGGGTGAAGATGACCGACGACATCGACGCGGCCTGCGCCGCGCAGGTCGAGTACCTCCGCGAGTCCGCGTTCATCCCGGACGACACGACCGTCTCCGGCTACGTCTACGAGGTCGAGTCCGGCGAACTCCGCCGCCCCGACGAGCGGATCGCCGAAGAGATCAGCGAGCGACGGGCCTGA
- a CDS encoding DNA cytosine methyltransferase, translating into MSVGADGDSASGSDAATDATDAPVVAGFFSGCGGLDLGFERAGFDVALGSDQWEPAAETYRRNFPDVEFVDEDVRELDAAAIRESVERAGYDPGGVDVVIGGPPCQGFSRLNNEQIELDEMEKDRRNTLFEEFLRVVSVLEPRLVLMENVRDLINRQTSDDRYVKDLIVDEFAAHGYKCEYRVLEAEQYGVPQKRRRIFFVGTDRDVPIRFPEPTTPEGSWRTAGEALADASDDLPNMTYANTGEKTLERIRHVPPGGYYRDLPDRLKTKKYRCDCEDTDTCPHEPEIVKRYGTYLRRLHPEEPSLTVSTNVFIHPSEDRYLTPREMARLQTFPDEFAFEGTKTDVLKQIGNAVPVRLGEELARQLLEYFPEVRDAPPADPDVYEQQSLTDLA; encoded by the coding sequence ATGTCGGTGGGCGCTGACGGCGATTCTGCCTCCGGATCTGACGCCGCGACCGACGCCACCGACGCGCCCGTCGTCGCCGGCTTCTTCTCCGGCTGTGGCGGGCTCGACTTGGGCTTCGAACGGGCCGGCTTCGACGTCGCGCTCGGGAGCGACCAGTGGGAGCCGGCCGCCGAGACCTACCGCCGAAACTTCCCAGACGTGGAGTTCGTCGATGAGGACGTCCGCGAACTCGACGCCGCGGCGATCCGCGAGTCCGTCGAGCGCGCCGGCTACGACCCCGGCGGGGTCGACGTGGTGATCGGCGGCCCGCCGTGTCAGGGCTTCAGCCGGCTCAACAACGAGCAGATCGAACTCGACGAGATGGAGAAGGACCGGCGGAACACGCTGTTCGAGGAGTTCCTCCGCGTCGTCTCCGTCCTCGAACCCCGGCTCGTCCTGATGGAGAACGTCCGCGACCTGATCAACCGCCAGACCAGCGACGACCGGTACGTGAAAGACCTCATCGTCGACGAGTTCGCGGCCCACGGCTACAAGTGCGAGTACCGGGTGCTGGAGGCCGAACAGTACGGCGTCCCCCAGAAGCGCCGCCGGATCTTCTTCGTGGGCACCGACCGCGACGTTCCCATCCGGTTCCCGGAGCCGACGACCCCGGAGGGGAGCTGGCGCACCGCCGGCGAGGCGCTCGCGGACGCGAGCGACGACCTCCCGAACATGACGTACGCGAACACCGGCGAGAAGACGCTCGAACGCATCCGTCACGTCCCGCCGGGCGGCTACTACCGCGACCTCCCCGACCGCCTGAAGACAAAGAAGTACCGCTGCGACTGCGAGGACACCGACACCTGCCCCCACGAGCCGGAGATCGTCAAGCGGTACGGCACGTACCTCCGCCGGCTCCACCCCGAGGAGCCGTCGCTGACGGTGAGCACGAACGTCTTCATCCACCCGAGCGAGGACCGCTACCTCACGCCCCGCGAGATGGCGCGGCTCCAGACGTTCCCCGACGAGTTCGCCTTCGAGGGGACGAAGACCGACGTGCTGAAACAGATCGGCAACGCGGTCCCGGTCCGACTGGGCGAGGAACTGGCGCGCCAGCTGCTGGAGTACTTTCCCGAGGTCCGCGACGCGCCGCCCGCCGACCCCGACGTGTACGAACAGCAGTCGCTGACTGACTTGGCCTGA
- a CDS encoding DEAD/DEAH box helicase, translating to MSQQLAEVETLFLHESRSDYTVVANRDGNRVLRGRLELKDTSAGPRPAKFRVIRDGEDHPRQPDEFVDLARAADRIRVSEQTTPENRKRLEAMLDGYQLESLTVRTCRRCASDGRYGPITSEEAVEHNGELICRDCARRELERELSYKGEFTGAAEERLEELLYESGDLDRIVSLLQGGLDPDLTKYDEVSANVDDVSPVRTEDLDLHSDLSAKLQGRFEELLPVQSLSVRNGLLDGDDQLVVSATATGKTLVGELTGIDRALKGNGKLLFLVPLVALANQKHEDFEDRYGDLLDVSIRVGSSRVNDDGNRFDPHADVIVGTYEGIDHALRTGKDLGDVGTVVIDEVHTLKEGERGHRLDGLISRLKYYSENRMETHSGYDGTQFVYLSATVGNPEWLAKKLRATLIEYEERPVPIERHVTFADSREKAQIADKLVKREFDTKSSKGYRGQTIIFTNSRRRCHEISRKLRYDSTPYHAGLDYKRRKKVERQFGDQDLSAVVTTAALAAGVDFPASQVIFDSLAMGIEWLSVQEFSQMLGRAGRPDYHDRGRVYLLVEPDGVYHGSMDRTEDEVAFTLLKGEMEDVATHYDETAAAEETLANVVVAGKKAKRLNDRMIGEVPTKHALGRLLEWNFIDGFEPTPLGRGVTRHFLAPDEAFFILDSVRKGTDPYDIVADLERRDDEE from the coding sequence GTGTCACAGCAGTTGGCCGAGGTCGAGACGCTGTTCCTCCACGAGTCGCGGAGCGACTACACCGTCGTCGCGAACCGCGACGGGAACCGCGTGCTCCGCGGGCGGCTCGAACTCAAGGATACGTCCGCCGGCCCGCGTCCGGCGAAGTTCCGGGTGATCCGCGACGGCGAGGACCACCCCCGGCAGCCGGACGAGTTCGTCGACCTCGCGCGGGCGGCCGACCGCATCCGGGTCTCCGAGCAGACCACGCCCGAGAACCGGAAGCGATTGGAGGCGATGCTCGACGGCTACCAACTGGAGTCGCTCACCGTGCGGACCTGCCGGCGGTGCGCGAGCGACGGGCGGTACGGACCGATCACGAGCGAGGAGGCGGTCGAACACAACGGCGAGCTGATCTGCCGCGACTGCGCCCGGCGGGAGCTGGAGCGGGAGCTGTCGTACAAAGGCGAGTTCACGGGCGCGGCCGAGGAGCGCCTCGAAGAGCTGCTGTACGAGTCCGGGGACTTAGACCGGATCGTGAGCCTCCTTCAGGGCGGACTCGACCCCGACCTCACGAAGTACGACGAGGTCTCCGCGAACGTCGACGACGTGAGTCCCGTGCGAACCGAGGACCTGGACCTCCACTCGGACCTGTCCGCGAAGCTCCAAGGGCGGTTCGAGGAGCTGCTCCCCGTCCAGAGCCTCTCCGTGCGGAACGGCCTGCTCGACGGCGACGACCAGCTGGTCGTGTCGGCGACCGCAACGGGGAAGACCCTCGTCGGAGAGTTGACCGGGATCGACCGGGCGCTGAAGGGGAACGGGAAGCTCCTCTTTTTAGTCCCGCTCGTCGCGCTCGCAAACCAGAAACACGAGGACTTCGAGGACCGCTACGGCGACCTGCTCGACGTGTCCATCCGGGTCGGCTCCTCGCGGGTGAACGACGACGGCAACCGGTTCGACCCGCACGCCGACGTGATCGTCGGCACCTACGAGGGAATCGACCACGCGCTCCGGACCGGGAAGGATCTGGGCGACGTGGGGACGGTCGTCATCGACGAGGTCCACACCCTGAAGGAGGGCGAGCGCGGCCACCGGCTCGACGGCCTCATCTCGCGGCTGAAGTACTACAGCGAGAACCGGATGGAGACGCATTCGGGCTACGACGGCACCCAGTTCGTCTACCTCTCGGCGACCGTCGGGAACCCCGAATGGCTCGCGAAGAAGCTCCGGGCGACGCTCATCGAGTACGAGGAGCGCCCCGTCCCCATCGAGCGCCACGTCACCTTCGCCGACAGCCGCGAGAAGGCGCAGATAGCGGACAAGCTCGTCAAACGGGAGTTCGACACGAAGTCGTCGAAGGGGTACCGCGGCCAGACGATCATCTTCACGAACTCGCGGCGGCGCTGTCACGAGATCAGCCGCAAGCTCCGGTACGACTCCACGCCGTACCACGCCGGGCTCGACTACAAGCGTCGGAAGAAGGTCGAACGGCAGTTCGGTGACCAGGATCTCTCCGCGGTCGTCACCACCGCGGCGCTGGCGGCCGGAGTCGACTTCCCCGCCTCGCAGGTGATCTTCGACTCGCTGGCGATGGGGATCGAGTGGCTCTCCGTTCAGGAGTTCTCCCAGATGCTCGGCCGCGCCGGCCGGCCGGACTACCACGACCGCGGCCGCGTCTACCTCCTCGTCGAGCCCGACGGCGTCTACCACGGCTCGATGGACCGCACGGAGGACGAGGTCGCCTTCACCCTCCTGAAAGGCGAGATGGAGGACGTGGCGACCCACTACGACGAGACCGCGGCCGCCGAGGAGACGCTCGCGAACGTCGTCGTCGCGGGCAAGAAGGCGAAGCGCCTCAACGATCGCATGATCGGCGAGGTCCCGACGAAGCACGCGCTCGGGAGGCTGTTGGAGTGGAACTTCATCGACGGCTTCGAGCCGACGCCGCTCGGTCGGGGCGTCACCAGGCACTTCCTCGCGCCCGACGAGGCGTTCTTCATCCTCGATTCGGTGCGGAAGGGCACCGACCCGTACGACATCGTCGCCGACCTCGAACGGCGCGACGACGAGGAGTGA
- a CDS encoding 50S ribosomal protein L16, with protein MSDKPASMYRTIDKPSYTRREYITGIPGSKIAQHNMGDLTAEPDDYPVQISLRVEEELQVRHGSLESARLSANRHLIKELGEGNYKMTLRKFPHQVIRENKQATGAGADRVSDGMRQAFGKPVGTAARLNKDDVVFTAYCDVEQASVVKEAFRRAYNKLSPPCRITVDRGEKLLVS; from the coding sequence ATGTCTGACAAACCCGCCTCTATGTATCGGACGATCGACAAGCCGTCGTACACCCGCCGCGAGTACATCACGGGCATTCCCGGCTCGAAGATCGCGCAGCACAACATGGGCGACCTCACCGCCGAGCCGGACGACTACCCCGTCCAGATCAGCCTCCGCGTCGAAGAGGAGCTTCAGGTGCGACACGGCTCCTTGGAGAGCGCGCGCCTCTCGGCGAACCGCCACCTGATCAAGGAGCTCGGCGAGGGCAACTACAAGATGACCCTCCGGAAGTTCCCCCACCAGGTCATCCGGGAGAACAAGCAGGCGACCGGAGCCGGCGCGGACCGCGTCTCCGACGGGATGCGGCAGGCGTTCGGCAAGCCGGTCGGCACCGCGGCCCGGCTCAACAAGGACGACGTCGTCTTCACGGCGTACTGCGACGTCGAGCAGGCGTCCGTCGTGAAGGAGGCGTTCCGCCGCGCGTACAACAAGCTCTCCCCGCCGTGCCGGATCACGGTCGACCGCGGCGAGAAGCTGCTCGTCTCGTAG
- the nucS gene encoding endonuclease NucS, with translation MTVTSVHDPSHRESLWELEDAFERGDLISVFGRCTVSYEGRAASDLGAGDRLLVLKPDGAALVHTDEGRQPVNWQPPGSEHRAAVRDGRLRVVSTRSNPDETLTVRFSDVHQLSAMAVTGGRDLDLHGSEEDLRTRILERPDLVESGFEPRETERPSSAGPMDIFGVDADETPVVVELKRRRVGPDAVGQLARYVRAMEEELGVGASAAAADGTADAENDPDIENDPESDLDAENNADPGNDGVTAVRGILVAPSITDRAAERLADRGFDHVALEPTPTE, from the coding sequence GTGACAGTCACGAGCGTCCACGACCCGAGCCACCGCGAGTCCCTCTGGGAACTTGAGGACGCCTTCGAGCGGGGCGACCTGATCAGCGTGTTCGGTCGCTGTACGGTCTCGTACGAGGGCCGCGCCGCCTCGGATCTGGGGGCCGGCGACCGCCTGCTCGTGTTGAAGCCGGACGGCGCTGCCCTCGTCCACACCGACGAGGGCCGCCAGCCGGTCAACTGGCAGCCGCCGGGGTCGGAACACCGCGCCGCGGTCCGCGACGGCCGGCTCCGCGTGGTCTCGACGCGGTCGAACCCCGACGAGACGCTGACGGTCCGCTTCTCCGACGTTCACCAGCTCTCCGCGATGGCCGTGACTGGGGGCCGCGACCTCGACCTCCACGGCAGCGAGGAGGATCTCCGAACCCGGATCTTAGAGCGCCCCGACCTCGTCGAATCGGGATTCGAGCCGAGGGAGACGGAACGCCCCTCCAGCGCCGGTCCGATGGACATCTTCGGGGTCGACGCCGACGAGACGCCGGTCGTCGTCGAGCTGAAGCGTCGCCGGGTCGGCCCGGACGCGGTGGGACAACTGGCGCGGTACGTGCGGGCGATGGAGGAGGAGTTGGGCGTCGGAGCGTCCGCCGCTGCCGCCGACGGCACCGCTGACGCCGAGAACGACCCCGACATCGAGAACGATCCGGAAAGCGACCTCGACGCCGAAAACAACGCTGACCCCGGGAACGACGGCGTCACCGCGGTCCGCGGAATCCTCGTCGCGCCGTCGATAACCGACCGGGCCGCGGAGCGTCTCGCGGACCGCGGATTCGACCACGTCGCGCTCGAACCGACGCCGACGGAGTGA
- a CDS encoding adenosylhomocysteinase, translated as MSETAYPPVSKHLSDVETAREEGRRKMDWALQHMPILNALRDDFVDEQPLAGETIAMAMHVEAKTANLVELLAEGGAEVAITGCNPLSTHDDVSAALDTHESITSYAVRGVDDEEYYDAMHACIAHEPTITVDDGMDMVKLVHEEYPDLIDSIVGGAEETTTGVDRLRAMDADGELHYPVFAVNDTPMKQLFDNVHGTGESSLATIAMTTNLSWAGKNVVVGGFGQCGKGVAKKASGQNANVIVCEVDPRKALEAHMEGYEVLPMVEAAKKGDVFITTTGNRDVITREHFEEMNDGVLLANAGHFDVEVNLDHLDDLAVDRYEVRDGVEGFEMEDGRVLNVIAEGRLVNLAAPIALGHPVEVMDQSFGVQAVVVRELAANGESYDAGVHDVPDELDREVADIKLAAEGVEYDDLTDEQREYMGSWEHGT; from the coding sequence ATGAGCGAAACCGCGTATCCGCCGGTGTCAAAGCACCTCTCTGACGTCGAAACCGCCCGAGAGGAGGGACGCCGGAAGATGGACTGGGCGCTCCAGCACATGCCGATTCTCAACGCCCTTCGCGACGACTTCGTCGACGAGCAGCCGCTCGCGGGCGAGACGATCGCGATGGCGATGCACGTCGAGGCGAAGACCGCGAACCTCGTCGAACTGCTCGCCGAGGGCGGAGCCGAGGTCGCGATAACCGGCTGTAACCCCCTCTCGACGCACGACGACGTGTCGGCCGCGCTCGACACCCACGAGTCGATCACCTCCTACGCGGTCCGCGGCGTCGACGACGAGGAGTACTACGACGCGATGCACGCCTGTATCGCCCACGAGCCGACCATCACCGTCGACGACGGGATGGACATGGTGAAGCTCGTCCACGAGGAGTACCCTGACCTGATCGACTCCATCGTCGGCGGAGCCGAGGAGACGACGACGGGGGTCGACCGCCTGCGCGCGATGGACGCCGACGGCGAGTTACACTACCCCGTCTTCGCCGTGAACGACACGCCGATGAAACAGCTGTTCGACAACGTCCACGGCACGGGCGAGTCGTCGCTCGCGACCATCGCGATGACGACGAACCTCTCGTGGGCCGGGAAGAACGTCGTCGTCGGCGGGTTCGGCCAGTGCGGGAAGGGCGTCGCGAAGAAGGCCTCCGGCCAGAACGCGAACGTCATCGTCTGCGAGGTCGACCCCCGCAAGGCGCTCGAAGCCCACATGGAGGGATACGAGGTGCTGCCGATGGTCGAGGCGGCGAAGAAGGGCGACGTGTTCATCACGACGACCGGCAACCGCGACGTGATCACCCGCGAGCACTTCGAGGAGATGAACGACGGCGTCCTGCTCGCGAACGCCGGCCACTTCGACGTGGAAGTGAACCTCGATCACCTCGACGACCTCGCGGTCGACCGCTACGAGGTCCGCGACGGCGTCGAGGGGTTCGAGATGGAAGATGGCCGCGTCCTGAACGTCATCGCAGAGGGCCGGCTCGTCAACCTCGCCGCGCCCATCGCGCTGGGCCACCCGGTCGAAGTGATGGACCAGAGCTTCGGCGTTCAGGCGGTCGTCGTCCGCGAACTGGCCGCCAACGGCGAGAGCTACGACGCCGGCGTCCACGACGTACCCGACGAGCTCGACCGCGAGGTCGCGGACATCAAACTCGCCGCCGAGGGCGTCGAGTACGACGACCTCACCGACGAGCAGCGCGAGTACATGGGCAGCTGGGAGCACGGGACGTAA
- a CDS encoding DNA primase, producing the protein MSKRITSLLLIAVVALGAMTGVAAADGHLEVAVEDADGEPTVTVTQNDTAVENATVVVSVADEDDDENESYAGAGEYQTDANGTVELPAAEEDVTVDVTVASGNETASTTVDLEAPDGLELDVEDADGEPVVTVTDDDEAVENATVNVSVADPANASYAGTGEYDTDANGTVTLPAAEEDVTVDVTAEYDNRSVSTTVDLEAPDGLELDVENTDDEPVVTVSDDDDPVENATVGVALADDADENASYAGTGEYETDANGTVTLPAAEEDVTVDVTAEYDNRSASTTVELTAGDDDEEDDSAGTPFGQLMRDFIENISDREGGIGAAVSDFATENNPGNASDDAGDDEDDGNASDAPGNAPEGVGNGSDDGERGPPDHAGPNGDDAEDDETEADDTEEEDGEEDDAEGDDDDDDDADDEDDEDGESGPPDHAGGPGGN; encoded by the coding sequence ATGAGCAAACGCATCACCAGCCTGCTGCTGATCGCGGTCGTCGCGCTCGGCGCGATGACCGGCGTCGCGGCCGCCGACGGCCACCTCGAAGTGGCCGTCGAGGACGCGGACGGCGAACCGACCGTTACGGTGACACAGAACGACACCGCAGTCGAGAACGCCACGGTCGTCGTGAGCGTCGCCGACGAGGACGACGACGAGAACGAATCGTACGCGGGAGCGGGGGAGTATCAGACGGACGCGAACGGTACCGTCGAGCTCCCCGCCGCAGAGGAGGACGTCACGGTCGACGTGACCGTCGCCTCAGGTAACGAGACGGCCTCGACGACCGTCGACCTCGAAGCGCCCGACGGACTCGAACTCGACGTTGAGGACGCCGACGGCGAGCCGGTCGTCACCGTCACCGACGACGACGAGGCCGTCGAGAACGCCACGGTTAACGTGAGCGTCGCCGACCCCGCGAACGCCTCGTACGCGGGGACGGGCGAGTACGACACGGACGCGAACGGCACGGTGACGCTTCCGGCCGCCGAGGAAGACGTGACCGTCGACGTGACCGCCGAGTACGACAACCGGAGCGTCTCGACGACGGTCGACCTCGAAGCGCCCGACGGGCTCGAACTCGACGTTGAGAACACCGACGACGAACCCGTCGTCACGGTCAGCGACGACGACGACCCCGTCGAGAACGCCACGGTCGGCGTCGCCCTCGCGGACGACGCCGACGAGAACGCCTCGTACGCGGGGACGGGCGAGTACGAGACGGACGCGAACGGCACCGTGACGCTTCCGGCCGCCGAGGAGGACGTGACCGTCGACGTGACCGCCGAGTACGACAACCGGAGCGCCTCGACGACGGTCGAGCTGACGGCCGGCGACGACGACGAGGAAGACGACTCCGCGGGAACGCCGTTCGGTCAGCTGATGCGCGACTTCATCGAGAACATCAGCGACCGCGAGGGCGGTATCGGCGCGGCCGTCTCCGACTTCGCGACGGAGAACAACCCCGGTAACGCCTCGGACGACGCCGGTGACGACGAGGACGACGGCAACGCCAGCGACGCGCCCGGCAACGCGCCCGAGGGCGTCGGCAACGGCAGCGACGACGGCGAGCGCGGCCCGCCGGACCACGCCGGCCCGAACGGTGACGACGCCGAGGACGACGAGACCGAAGCGGACGACACGGAAGAAGAGGACGGGGAAGAGGACGACGCGGAAGGAGACGACGACGATGACGACGACGCGGACGACGAAGACGACGAGGACGGCGAGAGCGGCCCGCCGGACCACGCCGGCGGCCCGGGCGGTAACTGA